The DNA segment CTGGCCGATCGTCATGATGTCGACATCAACTGCCCGCAAATCGTCCATCGTTTCCAGCACTTCTTCGTACCTTTCGCCAACGCCCAGCATAATGCTCGATTTGGTCGGAATGTCCGGCTGCATCTCTTTCGCCCGGCGCAGCAGTTCCAGCGACCGGTCGTATTTGGCTTTGGCACGGACTTTGTCCGACAAGCGGCGAACCGTTTCCACATTGTGGTTCAAAATGTCCGGCCGGGCATCCATCACGACCTTCAGCGCGTCCCAGTTCCCCTGAAAATCAGGGATCAGCACCTCGACCGAACACCACGGCCGCTTTTCCCGAATCGCGCGAATCGTGGCGGCAAAAATGGCAGCTCCGCCATCGTGCAAATCATCCCGCGCAACAGACGTGACGACCACGTGCTGCAGCCCCATCACTTCCACCGATTCCGCCACCCGCCGCGGTTCCTCCCAGTCCAGTTCGGTCGGCATGCCGGTCGTTACTGCACAGAAGCGGCAAGCTCGCGTGCAGATCGAGCCGAGAATCATAAAGGTAGCCGTCCGGTTCGCCCAACATTCGAAGATGTTGGGGCAGCGGGCTTCCTCGCAAACCGTATGCAGCCGGTTCCCCCGCATCAGCTCTTTCAGTTCCGTGAAATTCTGGTTGGTGTTGAGTCGTATCTTCAGCCACT comes from the Effusibacillus pohliae DSM 22757 genome and includes:
- the lipA gene encoding lipoyl synthase, whose amino-acid sequence is MNVLNETTQESKPLRRPEWLKIRLNTNQNFTELKELMRGNRLHTVCEEARCPNIFECWANRTATFMILGSICTRACRFCAVTTGMPTELDWEEPRRVAESVEVMGLQHVVVTSVARDDLHDGGAAIFAATIRAIREKRPWCSVEVLIPDFQGNWDALKVVMDARPDILNHNVETVRRLSDKVRAKAKYDRSLELLRRAKEMQPDIPTKSSIMLGVGERYEEVLETMDDLRAVDVDIMTIGQYLQPTKKHLEVVRYWTPEEFAALKEEGLKRGFKHVESGPLVRSSYHAHEQVQQAEANAK